The Papaver somniferum cultivar HN1 chromosome 3, ASM357369v1, whole genome shotgun sequence genome includes a region encoding these proteins:
- the LOC113360163 gene encoding uncharacterized protein LOC113360163, whose product MAIALPEHEGEEEKPKALSWAMPKILIDGGSSVEILFYDTFKQMGLRDDCLIPSTYNIFGFTGSSTRPRGEVTLEIRVGKILTLTAFCVVDVLSPYTAIVGRSWVHGIKGVASTYHQRLRFPTPDGVAEIIGDSGEAKYCYKMDVQNDENKVNS is encoded by the coding sequence atggccatcGCACTTCCCGAACACGAAGGCGAGGAAGAAAAACCTAAGGCATTGTCATGGGCCATGCCTAAGATCCtgatcgatggaggaagctctgTAGAGATCTTATTTTATGACACATTCAAACAGATGGGTCTTAGAGACGATTGCCTAATACCCTCCACCTATAACATATTTGGCTTCACCGGCTCGTCGACCCGCCCAAGGGGCGAGGTGACATTGGAAATTCGGGTAGGAAAAATCCTCACCTTAACTGCTTTCTGTGTAGTGGATGTGCTTTCACCCTACACAGCTATTGTCGGGCGATCCTGGGTCCATGGGATCAAAGGAGTTGCCTCGACTTACCATCAGAGACTAAGGTTCCCTACGCCCGATGGAGTCGCAGAAATCATCGGAGACTCAGGTGAGGCAAAATACTGCTACAAAATGGACGTTCAGAACGACGAAAACAAAGTAAATTCCTGA